One part of the Streptomyces nigra genome encodes these proteins:
- a CDS encoding dioxygenase — protein sequence MSAVQERMPALYLSHGAPPLADDPVWPGELAAWSAALPRPKAILVVSAHWEEAPLALGATEAVPLVHDFWGFPEHYYRVTYPAPGAPELAESVRKLLRAPGTPVQDIPDRGLDHGAYVPLVEMYPDADIPVLQISMPTLDPVRLMDVGRKLAPLRDEGVLIIGSGFFTHNLAALRQGGIPSWSVEFDEWGRRALEHRDWDALLDFLHKAPAGRYAHPRTEHFAPLFVTMGAADAAGEPGGQKSVIDGFWMGLAKRSVQFG from the coding sequence ATGTCCGCTGTTCAGGAGCGCATGCCCGCCCTCTACCTCAGCCACGGAGCCCCACCGCTCGCCGACGACCCCGTCTGGCCCGGCGAACTCGCCGCCTGGTCGGCCGCGCTGCCGCGCCCCAAGGCGATCCTCGTCGTCTCCGCGCACTGGGAGGAGGCCCCGCTCGCCCTCGGCGCCACCGAGGCCGTGCCGCTCGTCCACGACTTCTGGGGCTTCCCCGAGCACTACTACCGGGTGACCTACCCCGCCCCCGGCGCTCCCGAGCTCGCCGAGTCCGTACGCAAGCTGCTGCGCGCCCCCGGCACGCCCGTGCAGGACATCCCCGACCGCGGCCTCGACCACGGCGCCTACGTCCCGCTCGTCGAGATGTACCCCGACGCCGACATCCCCGTCCTGCAGATCTCCATGCCCACCCTCGACCCCGTGCGGCTCATGGACGTCGGCCGCAAGCTGGCCCCGCTGCGGGACGAAGGCGTGCTGATCATCGGCTCCGGCTTCTTCACCCACAACCTCGCCGCGCTGCGTCAGGGCGGAATACCGTCCTGGTCGGTGGAGTTCGACGAGTGGGGACGCCGCGCCCTGGAGCACCGCGACTGGGACGCACTGCTGGACTTCCTCCACAAGGCGCCGGCCGGCCGCTACGCCCACCCCCGCACCGAGCACTTCGCCCCACTGTTCGTGACCATGGGTGCGGCCGACGCGGCGGGCGAGCCGGGCGGTCAGAAGTCGGTGATCGACGGGTTCTGGATGGGACTGGCGAAGCGGTCGGTGCAGTTCGGCTGA
- a CDS encoding sigma-70 family RNA polymerase sigma factor, translating into MATRAVARRQSATGEAVDAASSVRAHGGEIADRDLVGMYLDEIARTPLLDAAKEVELSQIIEAGVFAQQVLDGYEESKADATREELEALIADGERAKDVFIRSNLRLVVAVARRYPRSGLPLLDLIQEGNAGLVRAVEKFDYRKGFKFSTYATWWIRQAITRSIADQSRTIRLPVHLVEELGRIRRVQREFNREHGRDPEPAEIAAELGSTPERVTDVLDWARDPVSLNMSVDDEGETQFGDLLEDTSAVSPEQSVLTLLRSEELDDLIGRLDQRTASIIKMRYGIDDGRERTLTEVGKEHGLTRERIRQIEKHALLELKKLARSTGFDAAA; encoded by the coding sequence ATGGCAACCCGTGCCGTCGCCCGTCGTCAGTCCGCCACCGGCGAGGCCGTCGACGCGGCCAGCAGTGTTCGCGCCCATGGCGGCGAGATCGCGGACCGCGACCTGGTCGGCATGTACCTCGACGAGATCGCCCGTACGCCGCTGCTCGACGCCGCGAAAGAGGTCGAGCTGTCGCAGATCATCGAGGCGGGTGTGTTCGCACAGCAGGTCCTCGACGGGTACGAGGAGTCCAAGGCCGACGCCACCCGTGAGGAGCTGGAGGCCCTGATCGCCGACGGCGAGCGGGCCAAGGACGTCTTCATCCGCTCCAACCTGCGACTGGTCGTCGCCGTGGCCCGCCGCTACCCCCGCAGCGGCCTGCCCCTGCTCGACCTGATCCAGGAGGGGAACGCCGGTCTGGTGCGCGCGGTCGAGAAGTTCGACTACCGCAAGGGCTTCAAGTTCTCCACGTACGCCACGTGGTGGATCCGCCAGGCCATCACCCGGTCCATAGCCGACCAGTCCCGGACCATCCGCCTCCCCGTCCACCTGGTCGAGGAGCTGGGCCGGATCCGGCGCGTGCAGCGCGAGTTCAACCGCGAGCACGGCCGTGACCCGGAGCCCGCGGAGATCGCCGCCGAACTCGGCTCGACCCCGGAGCGTGTGACGGACGTCCTGGACTGGGCCCGCGACCCCGTCTCGCTGAACATGTCGGTGGACGACGAGGGCGAGACCCAGTTCGGCGACCTGCTGGAGGACACCTCCGCCGTCTCGCCCGAGCAGTCCGTCCTGACCCTGCTGCGCAGCGAGGAGCTGGACGACCTGATCGGCCGCCTCGACCAGCGCACGGCGTCCATCATCAAGATGCGGTACGGCATCGATGACGGCCGCGAGCGCACGCTGACCGAGGTGGGCAAGGAGCACGGTCTGACCCGCGAGCGCATCCGCCAGATCGAGAAGCACGCCCTGCTGGAGCTGAAGAAGCTGGCGCGCAGCACCGGCTTCGACGCGGCCGCGTAG
- a CDS encoding helix-turn-helix transcriptional regulator, which yields MTTDTPARLLTLLSLLQTPREWPGGELADRLGVSRRTVRRDIDRLRELGYPVQATKGSDGGYRLVAGKAMPPLVLDDEEAVAIAVGLRAGAGHAVEGIEEASVRALAKLEQVLPARLRHRVSTLQAATTPLASGDGASIAPETLTVMASTVAGRERLRFAYRAKDGTASRRLTEPYRLVSTGRRWYLVAYDLDRDDWRTFRVDRVSEPFATGARFAPRELPTGSAAEYLRRSMWGWQESYEFSVTFDAPAEFVAARLPGWLGAPEPLEDGRTCRVRGTAGGPLEWMAVRLAMAGCDFTVESPEELVTSVRELGGRLSRAASA from the coding sequence ATGACGACGGACACTCCGGCACGGCTGCTGACCCTCCTGTCCCTCCTCCAGACACCCCGCGAGTGGCCCGGCGGTGAGCTCGCCGACCGGCTCGGGGTGTCGCGGCGCACGGTCCGCCGTGACATCGACCGGCTGCGGGAGCTCGGTTATCCCGTCCAGGCGACCAAGGGGTCCGACGGCGGCTACCGGCTCGTCGCGGGCAAGGCGATGCCCCCGCTCGTCCTGGACGACGAGGAGGCCGTGGCGATCGCGGTGGGCCTGCGGGCCGGCGCCGGGCACGCCGTCGAGGGCATCGAGGAGGCGTCCGTACGGGCCCTGGCGAAACTGGAGCAGGTGCTGCCCGCCCGCCTGCGGCACCGGGTGAGCACCCTGCAGGCCGCGACCACACCGCTGGCCAGCGGGGACGGGGCGAGCATCGCGCCCGAGACGCTCACCGTCATGGCCTCGACCGTGGCCGGACGGGAGCGGCTGCGGTTCGCGTACCGCGCGAAGGACGGCACCGCGTCACGCCGACTGACCGAGCCGTACCGGCTGGTGTCGACCGGGCGGCGCTGGTACCTCGTCGCCTACGACCTCGACCGGGACGACTGGCGGACGTTCCGGGTGGACCGGGTGAGCGAGCCGTTCGCGACCGGCGCCCGGTTCGCCCCGCGGGAACTGCCCACGGGGAGCGCCGCGGAGTATCTGCGCCGGTCCATGTGGGGCTGGCAGGAGTCGTACGAGTTCTCCGTGACGTTCGACGCGCCCGCGGAGTTCGTCGCCGCGCGGCTGCCGGGGTGGCTCGGTGCGCCGGAGCCGCTGGAGGACGGGCGGACCTGCCGGGTGCGGGGGACGGCCGGGGGCCCCCTGGAGTGGATGGCGGTGCGGCTCGCGATGGCGGGCTGCGACTTCACGGTCGAGTCGCCCGAGGAACTGGTGACATCCGTGAGGGAGTTGGGCGGGCGGTTGAGCCGCGCCGCTTCCGCCTAG
- a CDS encoding TetR/AcrR family transcriptional regulator, giving the protein MSSPTPAPDPATASLTERRKAATRMDIARTAAALFVRQGLKATRAEDIAQAAGVAPRTFYRYFATKEEAVAPLYADGADRWTRAVHDAPAALSVPEALEHAVRHTLTPGEGISGASWEWTRTLVRLALDDPALHRVWAEVGHATEARLATALAARGAGDNVAPGLAFPAAVASAAVRVAVETWATGDAPADGPEGPRALALANLEALKDFPWGEAGI; this is encoded by the coding sequence GTGAGCAGCCCCACCCCCGCACCTGACCCGGCCACCGCCTCCCTCACGGAACGACGCAAGGCGGCGACCCGCATGGACATCGCCCGCACCGCGGCCGCCCTGTTCGTACGGCAGGGACTGAAGGCGACCCGCGCCGAGGACATCGCACAGGCCGCCGGCGTCGCACCGCGCACCTTCTACCGGTACTTCGCGACCAAGGAGGAGGCGGTGGCGCCGCTCTACGCGGACGGCGCCGACCGCTGGACGCGGGCGGTCCACGACGCCCCCGCCGCACTGTCGGTGCCGGAGGCCCTGGAGCACGCGGTCCGGCACACGCTCACCCCCGGCGAGGGCATCTCCGGAGCATCCTGGGAGTGGACCCGCACCCTGGTCCGCCTCGCCCTCGACGACCCGGCGCTGCACCGGGTGTGGGCGGAGGTCGGCCATGCCACCGAGGCCCGGCTGGCCACGGCGCTGGCGGCGCGCGGCGCGGGCGACAACGTTGCCCCCGGCCTCGCCTTCCCCGCGGCGGTGGCCTCCGCCGCGGTCCGGGTGGCGGTGGAGACCTGGGCCACCGGAGACGCCCCGGCCGACGGCCCGGAGGGCCCCCGGGCGCTGGCCCTGGCCAACCTGGAGGCTCTGAAGGATTTCCCGTGGGGTGAAGCCGGGATCTAG
- a CDS encoding MFS transporter — protein MTAAFMDLVDVTIVNIAIPSIQRESGATFSQIQWITAGYALAFAAGLITGGRLGDIHGRKRVFLVGIGGFTLASALCGFAVDPEMLVASRILQGAMAALMVPQVLSIVHATFPAHERGKVFGLFGAIVGLGAVSGPLLGALLTEGDLFGLAWRPIFLINLPVGIAGLLLGSRFITESKAPKALKLDLVGVALVTLGLLMLLYPLTRGRELGWPLWGYVSMGGSLVVLGALVAYERRKGARDGSPLVELSLFRVKSFAAGIAVQTVFGVALGIFFLVWTLYMQYGLGWGPLKAGLTGIPFSIAVSTAAGLSVQQLVPRFGRKVLQAGALTMGAGVLLYIWEAGRYGLSITPWQMALPLVVMGIGMGLIVAPLTDAILSEVPRGHSGSASGLINTVQQMGNALGLGLVSVVFFGVVDDRLTRATTRTEASTAFADGFQHALVWVAVVMGVIFLLMWALPARPAVHREGEENEAVDAAENTEDTEGRDEGARAGRARSTTAQDTPSEQEERLAHAL, from the coding sequence ATGACCGCGGCCTTCATGGACCTCGTGGACGTCACGATCGTCAACATCGCCATCCCGTCGATCCAGCGCGAGAGCGGGGCCACGTTCAGCCAGATCCAGTGGATCACCGCGGGATACGCCCTCGCCTTCGCCGCGGGCCTGATCACGGGGGGCCGGCTCGGCGACATCCACGGCCGTAAGCGGGTGTTCCTCGTGGGCATCGGCGGCTTCACCCTCGCCTCCGCGCTGTGCGGCTTCGCCGTCGACCCGGAGATGCTGGTCGCCTCCCGCATCCTGCAGGGCGCGATGGCCGCGCTGATGGTGCCGCAGGTCCTGTCGATCGTCCACGCGACCTTCCCGGCGCACGAACGGGGCAAGGTGTTCGGCCTGTTCGGCGCGATCGTCGGCCTGGGCGCGGTCAGCGGGCCGCTGCTCGGCGCGCTGCTGACGGAGGGCGACCTGTTCGGGCTGGCCTGGCGCCCGATCTTCCTGATCAACCTGCCGGTCGGCATCGCCGGCCTGCTGCTCGGCAGCCGTTTCATCACCGAGTCGAAGGCGCCGAAGGCCCTGAAGCTGGATCTGGTGGGCGTCGCGCTGGTCACCCTCGGACTGCTGATGCTGCTCTACCCGCTGACCCGGGGCCGCGAGCTGGGCTGGCCGCTGTGGGGGTACGTGTCGATGGGCGGCTCGCTCGTCGTGCTGGGGGCGCTGGTGGCGTACGAGCGGCGCAAGGGCGCGCGTGACGGCTCGCCGCTGGTCGAACTGTCCCTGTTCAGGGTGAAGAGCTTCGCGGCCGGCATCGCCGTCCAGACGGTCTTCGGCGTCGCGCTCGGCATCTTCTTCCTGGTCTGGACGCTGTACATGCAGTACGGCCTGGGCTGGGGGCCGCTGAAGGCCGGTCTCACCGGCATCCCGTTCTCGATCGCCGTGTCCACGGCGGCCGGTCTGTCCGTCCAGCAACTCGTCCCGCGCTTCGGCCGCAAGGTGCTCCAGGCGGGCGCGCTGACCATGGGTGCCGGCGTCCTGCTCTACATCTGGGAGGCCGGCCGGTACGGCCTGTCCATCACCCCGTGGCAGATGGCGCTGCCCCTGGTCGTGATGGGGATCGGCATGGGCCTGATCGTGGCCCCGCTGACGGACGCGATCCTCTCCGAGGTGCCGCGCGGGCACTCCGGTTCGGCGTCCGGCCTGATCAACACGGTCCAGCAGATGGGCAACGCCCTCGGCCTCGGCCTGGTCTCCGTCGTCTTCTTCGGCGTCGTCGACGACCGCCTGACCCGGGCCACCACCCGCACCGAGGCGAGCACGGCCTTCGCGGACGGCTTCCAGCACGCGCTGGTGTGGGTGGCGGTGGTGATGGGCGTCATCTTCCTGCTGATGTGGGCCCTGCCGGCACGACCGGCGGTGCATCGGGAGGGCGAGGAGAACGAAGCCGTCGATGCCGCCGAGAACACCGAGGACACCGAGGGGCGCGACGAGGGTGCGCGCGCCGGGCGCGCGCGCTCCACAACGGCTCAGGACACACCCTCCGAGCAGGAGGAACGGCTCGCGCACGCGCTCTGA
- a CDS encoding HEXXH motif domain-containing protein, with translation MRHHQLSTPVFEALASTGEDVSAVEALLDVECSRRLLMLRAILDACASMPTVGEAWKLLVRAEERSPQTFRTALLDPQVGVWAAALMRRLPSEGETEGAADEPPLWAEAGFLGQFAAAVAFEAGLDFDVQVPIRQGRVFLPRLGRARLGSDEAWGTAGVSARDGVLRVAANDETVTLPGDPEADGPGWEGLRRIRAEHGGQALTLVLDDLGDRPVVTGLPATGRLTEPRLTAWRDWFAAMWPLLVDDHPASARALAAGLRSVVPLPRGERLRARAASSSDAFGCVLLSAPDEDAEALPAQLGVALVHEFRHSLLNGLIFLTPLFEDSGALFHAPWRDDPRPVGGLVHGAYAFSGVTRYWRTRGLDGLAGFEFALWRHAVREVLATLRDHPALTRLGGDLVTALTEQTAAWDADRAGETESRLADLAAAYHQAAWRAHHARPSKTGVDELVELWEAGRPRGERSRAASPDGAVVSADPDACRLDVPALLARLLLIDPDALTRLRAQDDPGAEVSGAGPGDLALVAGDTEDAVKLYADELTRRDARPAAWAGLGLALLESGRKAAGTALVEQPELARAVSAALPVPPDPVALAHWLGGV, from the coding sequence ATGCGTCATCACCAGCTCTCCACGCCTGTCTTCGAGGCCCTCGCCTCGACCGGCGAGGACGTGTCGGCCGTCGAGGCACTGCTCGACGTCGAGTGCAGCCGCCGCCTCCTGATGCTGCGCGCCATCCTGGACGCCTGTGCGTCGATGCCGACGGTGGGCGAGGCGTGGAAGCTGCTGGTGCGGGCCGAGGAGCGGAGTCCGCAGACGTTCCGGACAGCACTGCTGGACCCCCAAGTCGGCGTGTGGGCAGCAGCGTTGATGCGCCGCCTGCCCTCCGAAGGTGAAACGGAGGGGGCCGCGGACGAACCGCCCCTGTGGGCGGAGGCCGGCTTCCTCGGGCAGTTCGCGGCCGCCGTGGCGTTCGAGGCCGGGCTCGACTTCGACGTCCAGGTGCCGATCCGGCAGGGGCGGGTGTTCCTCCCCCGGCTCGGGCGTGCCCGTCTCGGCTCCGACGAGGCCTGGGGCACCGCCGGGGTGTCGGCACGGGACGGAGTCCTGCGGGTCGCCGCGAACGATGAGACCGTGACACTCCCGGGTGATCCGGAGGCCGACGGGCCCGGCTGGGAAGGGCTGCGCCGGATCCGCGCCGAGCACGGCGGCCAGGCGCTCACCCTCGTCCTGGACGACCTGGGCGACCGCCCGGTGGTCACCGGACTGCCCGCCACCGGACGGCTGACGGAGCCTCGACTCACTGCCTGGCGCGACTGGTTCGCCGCCATGTGGCCACTGCTCGTGGACGACCACCCCGCCAGTGCGCGGGCGCTCGCCGCGGGTCTGCGGTCCGTGGTGCCCCTGCCCCGAGGGGAACGACTGCGGGCCCGCGCCGCCTCCTCCAGCGACGCGTTCGGCTGTGTACTGCTGTCGGCGCCGGACGAGGACGCCGAGGCGCTGCCCGCCCAGCTGGGCGTCGCCCTCGTCCACGAGTTCCGGCACAGCCTGCTGAACGGGCTGATCTTCCTCACCCCGCTCTTCGAGGACTCCGGCGCGCTCTTCCACGCCCCCTGGCGCGACGACCCACGGCCGGTCGGGGGACTGGTGCACGGCGCGTACGCCTTCTCCGGGGTCACCCGCTACTGGCGGACCCGCGGCCTCGACGGCCTCGCCGGCTTCGAGTTCGCGCTGTGGCGCCACGCCGTACGGGAGGTCCTCGCCACCCTGCGGGACCATCCGGCGCTCACGCGGCTGGGCGGAGACCTCGTGACGGCCCTCACGGAGCAGACCGCCGCCTGGGACGCGGACCGGGCGGGGGAGACCGAGTCCAGGCTCGCCGACCTGGCCGCCGCCTACCACCAGGCCGCGTGGCGCGCCCACCATGCGCGGCCGTCCAAGACGGGCGTCGACGAGCTAGTGGAGCTGTGGGAGGCCGGACGGCCCCGCGGCGAACGGAGCCGGGCAGCGAGCCCGGACGGTGCCGTTGTGTCCGCCGACCCCGACGCCTGCAGGCTGGACGTGCCGGCGCTGCTCGCGCGGCTCCTCCTCATCGACCCCGACGCCCTCACACGGCTGCGCGCCCAGGACGACCCGGGCGCCGAGGTGTCCGGCGCCGGGCCAGGCGACCTGGCACTCGTGGCCGGGGACACCGAGGACGCGGTGAAGCTGTACGCCGACGAACTCACCCGGCGTGACGCCCGCCCCGCGGCATGGGCGGGACTCGGACTGGCCCTCCTCGAGAGCGGGCGGAAGGCCGCCGGTACGGCGCTCGTCGAGCAGCCCGAACTGGCCCGCGCCGTCAGCGCGGCCCTGCCCGTCCCGCCGGACCCGGTGGCCCTGGCGCACTGGCTGGGCGGCGTCTGA
- the fxsT gene encoding FxSxx-COOH system tetratricopeptide repeat protein, translated as MTTGFWPELPPGLPGALRRAGRGLGRAGPGGGRGRPWDVAVVVDGGPTMEVWEETARAFVRALRRTGVYGRVTTHRLPYGRSTDPAGLARRGADRRLTLLLTDGAGARWRTHTVEPLLRRWGQAGPVAVIHVLPHAVWPATALRGWQVLLRAPSSGASNHRLRWRARGLGPDGDGRPPGHGPDVPIPVLELSPRWLDAWSALLRAGPPAWLPLTVMFPRAGLPERTGDVGPPADPGGRVAHFRSTVTRDVFTLATLLAAVPLEPPLIRQVLDRLLPDGSLADFAQLLTHGLARPAPDGRGYAFEPGVREELLAAGRRPDLVRVVELVGDRRGGDGEHLWRLPRLLSGAVVSRLPEVNEESGPWLRAESAVLHALSGPFLKPARQVDAALAAHVEQHHAPSEGTIAPRTPSQAVAHPPGDADRPTHQGNRRPAMPQQPPGTVGNDRTRNTPTVWGNIPPRNPNFTGREELLDQLHRRLLVEKATAVLPHALHGMGGVGKSLLAVEYLYRKMTEYDVVWWISAERTAQISLSLVELAPRLGLTPGSDASSTVAAVLEALRIGKPYSNWLLVFDNAESPEAVQQFFPAGGPGNILITSRNPQWASIARPLEVDVFLREESKQLLRLRGPEISDEDADRLAEALGDLPLAIEQAAAWHAETGMLVDEYLRLLDEKRVDLLRGTAPLDNQHPVIAAWNISLDQLETKNPAAYQLLQVCSFYAPEPIARTLFARMPRGSIAPELDAALEDPIRLGQVIREIGRYSLARFNHRNNSLQMHRLVQAALLYRMTEEDRATMRRGAHLLLAANDPNDPNDINRWDRYGSLYPHVVVSEAVRSQENWVRNLVVNEVIYLLRWGDYTSGRELARTAYEMWSETLGRDHPQTLQVARWLGFLLFTMGAYQEAADLNASVLDAYRRTMGHDAQDTIDALGNVAIDHRVRGDFAESLTLTESVHQQYLRMLGPDDPETLRAAHNLGVSLRLAGDFARARDVDEMTWNSYVNMYGQDHVDALRTWLGFILDTRELGEYATALTYHREIVERSTALLKADNPLSLSCFRHLAVALRKAGEHEEALTTADRVRAALRARYGDQNPETMAATLELTVHLRHSGDLPQSLRIGTQICEQYEKTYGRHHPHALSAALNLAITYRLLGNAAASQYINSVVLDEFTAALGETHPSTLVCRTNLASDHYALGDAAAALALDEETLRRSRATFDEDHPSTLACAANLAMDLRALGRTDEADVLHADTRERLARKLGTAHPAVERAADWEHRADCDIDPMPL; from the coding sequence GTGACCACCGGCTTCTGGCCGGAGCTCCCGCCGGGGCTGCCCGGTGCGCTGCGCCGCGCCGGACGGGGCCTGGGCCGGGCCGGGCCGGGCGGCGGGCGGGGGCGGCCCTGGGACGTGGCCGTCGTCGTGGACGGCGGGCCCACCATGGAGGTGTGGGAGGAGACGGCGCGGGCCTTCGTCCGGGCGCTGCGCCGTACCGGTGTCTACGGCCGTGTCACGACCCATCGGCTGCCGTACGGCCGCAGCACCGACCCGGCCGGTCTGGCCCGGCGGGGCGCGGACCGCCGGCTGACGCTGCTGCTCACCGACGGGGCCGGTGCCCGCTGGCGCACGCACACCGTGGAGCCGTTGCTGCGCCGGTGGGGGCAGGCCGGGCCCGTCGCCGTGATCCATGTGCTGCCGCACGCGGTGTGGCCCGCGACGGCGTTGCGCGGCTGGCAGGTGCTGCTGCGTGCGCCGTCCTCCGGCGCCTCCAACCACCGGCTGCGCTGGCGGGCGCGCGGCCTCGGCCCCGACGGGGACGGCCGGCCCCCCGGCCACGGCCCGGACGTGCCGATCCCGGTGCTGGAGCTGTCGCCGCGCTGGCTGGACGCCTGGTCGGCGCTGCTGCGTGCGGGACCGCCCGCCTGGCTGCCGCTGACGGTGATGTTCCCGCGCGCCGGACTGCCGGAGCGCACGGGGGATGTGGGGCCGCCGGCCGATCCGGGCGGCCGGGTGGCGCATTTCCGTTCCACGGTCACCCGGGACGTCTTCACGCTGGCCACGCTGCTCGCCGCCGTCCCGCTTGAGCCGCCGCTGATCCGCCAGGTGCTCGACCGGTTGCTGCCCGACGGTTCCCTGGCCGACTTCGCCCAGTTGCTGACCCATGGCCTGGCCCGGCCCGCGCCCGACGGCCGGGGCTACGCGTTCGAGCCGGGTGTGCGGGAGGAACTGCTCGCTGCCGGACGCCGACCCGATCTCGTACGAGTGGTCGAGCTGGTGGGGGATCGTCGGGGAGGCGACGGGGAACACTTGTGGCGACTGCCCCGGCTGCTGAGTGGGGCCGTCGTGTCCCGGCTTCCCGAAGTGAACGAGGAGTCAGGGCCGTGGCTCCGGGCGGAGAGCGCTGTGCTCCACGCCCTGTCCGGCCCCTTCCTGAAACCGGCACGACAGGTGGACGCCGCACTCGCCGCCCACGTCGAGCAGCACCACGCACCATCCGAGGGCACCATCGCACCCCGCACACCCAGCCAAGCCGTCGCCCACCCCCCGGGCGACGCCGACCGCCCGACGCATCAGGGGAACAGGAGGCCGGCGATGCCGCAGCAGCCCCCGGGCACCGTGGGAAACGATCGCACCAGGAACACCCCCACGGTGTGGGGAAACATCCCGCCCAGGAACCCGAACTTCACCGGCCGTGAGGAGCTCCTCGACCAGTTGCACCGGCGACTGCTGGTCGAGAAGGCCACCGCGGTCCTGCCACACGCCCTGCACGGCATGGGTGGAGTCGGCAAGAGCCTGCTCGCCGTGGAGTATCTGTACCGCAAGATGACCGAGTACGACGTCGTCTGGTGGATCTCCGCGGAACGCACCGCGCAGATCTCCCTGTCCCTGGTGGAGCTGGCCCCGCGCCTCGGGCTCACCCCGGGAAGCGACGCGTCCTCCACGGTCGCCGCCGTCCTCGAGGCACTGCGCATCGGCAAGCCGTACTCGAACTGGCTGCTCGTCTTCGACAACGCCGAAAGCCCGGAGGCGGTCCAGCAGTTCTTCCCGGCGGGCGGGCCCGGGAACATCCTCATCACCTCCCGCAACCCTCAATGGGCTTCGATCGCACGCCCGTTGGAGGTCGACGTGTTCCTGCGCGAGGAGAGCAAGCAACTGCTGCGCCTGCGCGGACCGGAGATCAGCGACGAGGACGCCGACCGGCTCGCCGAGGCGCTCGGCGACCTGCCGCTGGCCATCGAGCAGGCGGCGGCCTGGCACGCCGAGACCGGCATGCTCGTCGACGAATACCTACGCCTGCTCGACGAGAAACGCGTCGACCTGCTCCGCGGCACGGCCCCGCTGGACAACCAGCACCCGGTGATCGCCGCCTGGAACATCTCCCTGGACCAGCTGGAGACGAAGAACCCGGCCGCCTACCAGCTGCTGCAGGTCTGTTCGTTCTACGCGCCGGAGCCCATCGCGCGGACCCTGTTCGCCCGTATGCCCCGCGGCTCCATAGCCCCCGAGCTGGACGCGGCGCTGGAGGACCCGATCCGGCTCGGCCAGGTCATCCGCGAGATCGGCCGCTACTCACTGGCCCGTTTCAACCACCGCAACAACTCCCTCCAGATGCACCGGCTGGTCCAGGCGGCGCTGCTGTACCGGATGACCGAGGAGGACCGCGCCACGATGCGGCGCGGCGCCCATCTGCTGCTGGCGGCGAACGACCCCAACGACCCGAACGACATCAACCGCTGGGACCGGTACGGCTCGCTGTATCCGCACGTGGTGGTGTCGGAGGCCGTGCGGTCGCAGGAGAACTGGGTGCGCAACCTCGTCGTCAACGAGGTGATCTATCTGCTGCGCTGGGGCGACTACACCTCCGGCCGGGAACTCGCCCGCACCGCGTACGAGATGTGGTCCGAGACGCTGGGACGCGATCATCCGCAGACCCTGCAGGTCGCCCGCTGGCTGGGCTTCCTGCTGTTCACGATGGGTGCCTATCAGGAGGCGGCCGACCTGAACGCCTCCGTCCTGGACGCCTACCGGCGCACCATGGGCCACGACGCGCAGGACACCATCGACGCGCTCGGCAACGTCGCCATCGACCACCGGGTGCGCGGTGACTTCGCCGAGTCCCTGACGCTGACGGAGTCCGTGCACCAGCAGTATCTGCGCATGCTCGGGCCCGACGACCCGGAGACCCTGCGCGCCGCACACAACCTGGGCGTGAGCCTGCGTCTCGCCGGTGACTTCGCCCGGGCCCGGGACGTCGACGAGATGACCTGGAACAGCTACGTCAACATGTACGGCCAGGACCACGTGGACGCGCTGCGCACCTGGCTGGGGTTCATCCTCGACACCCGTGAACTGGGCGAGTACGCGACCGCGTTGACGTACCACCGGGAGATCGTGGAGCGGTCGACGGCCCTGCTGAAGGCGGACAACCCGCTCAGCCTGTCCTGCTTCCGCCACCTGGCCGTGGCCCTGCGCAAGGCCGGCGAGCACGAGGAGGCGCTGACGACCGCCGACCGGGTGCGCGCCGCGCTGCGCGCACGGTACGGCGACCAGAACCCCGAGACGATGGCGGCGACGCTGGAGCTGACGGTGCACCTGCGGCACAGCGGAGACCTGCCGCAGTCGCTGCGGATAGGGACGCAGATCTGCGAGCAGTACGAGAAGACCTACGGCCGGCACCACCCTCACGCCCTGTCGGCCGCGCTGAACCTGGCCATCACCTACCGGCTGCTGGGGAACGCGGCCGCCTCGCAGTACATCAACAGCGTCGTCCTGGACGAGTTCACGGCCGCTCTCGGCGAGACCCATCCCTCGACGCTGGTGTGCCGGACGAACCTGGCCAGCGACCACTACGCCCTGGGGGACGCCGCCGCGGCGCTGGCGCTGGACGAGGAGACGCTTCGCCGCTCACGGGCCACCTTCGACGAGGACCATCCGTCGACCCTGGCCTGCGCCGCCAACCTCGCCATGGACCTGCGCGCGCTGGGGCGTACCGACGAGGCGGACGTCCTGCACGCGGACACCCGTGAACGTCTCGCCCGCAAGCTCGGCACCGCGCATCCGGCGGTGGAGCGCGCGGCGGACTGGGAGCACCGGGCGGACTGCGACATAGACCCGATGCCGCTGTGA